The Streptomyces europaeiscabiei genome window below encodes:
- the fabG gene encoding 3-oxoacyl-ACP reductase FabG — protein MSDTPRPVALVTGGSRGIGRAVVETLARDGHDVALCYQSNEEAAALAAKSAAAHGARTLARRVDVTDRAAVAAFAAETEELLGPVDVVVTAAGIVRDGHLAMMADEDWDAVVRTNLDGTYNVVRTLAFPMLKRRRGTVVTLSSVAAAGHATQTNYSASKAGIIGFTAAFAKEAGRSGIRANAVAPGFISTDMTGGLSEKHAKEMTRRIPLGRFGEPQEVAELVSFLAGDRAAYITGQVFAVDGGLVV, from the coding sequence ATGTCCGACACACCGAGGCCGGTGGCCCTGGTCACCGGCGGTTCGCGCGGGATCGGGCGGGCCGTCGTGGAGACCCTGGCCCGCGACGGCCATGACGTAGCGCTGTGCTACCAGTCGAACGAGGAGGCGGCCGCACTCGCCGCCAAGTCGGCCGCCGCACACGGCGCCCGCACCCTCGCCCGCCGCGTCGACGTGACGGACCGGGCCGCGGTGGCCGCGTTCGCGGCCGAGACCGAGGAGCTGCTCGGGCCGGTGGACGTGGTGGTCACCGCAGCCGGGATCGTCCGTGACGGCCACCTGGCGATGATGGCCGACGAGGACTGGGACGCCGTGGTGCGCACCAACCTCGACGGCACCTACAACGTCGTTCGCACGCTCGCCTTCCCCATGCTCAAGCGCCGCCGCGGCACCGTCGTCACGCTCTCCTCGGTCGCCGCGGCGGGCCACGCCACGCAGACCAACTACTCCGCGTCCAAGGCAGGGATCATCGGCTTCACCGCGGCCTTCGCCAAGGAGGCTGGACGCTCCGGCATCCGCGCCAACGCCGTCGCCCCGGGCTTCATCAGCACCGACATGACCGGCGGCCTCTCCGAGAAGCACGCCAAGGAGATGACCCGTCGCATCCCGCTGGGCCGCTTCGGCGAACCCCAGGAGGTCGCGGAACTGGTGTCCTTCCTGGCCGGCGACCGCGCCGCCTACATCACCGGACAGGTCTTCGCCGTCGACGGCGGACTGGTCGTCTGA
- a CDS encoding 2-hydroxychromene-2-carboxylate isomerase, with protein sequence MPRAARPPRFYFNLRSPYNFFALRELRENHPGLLDRLEWRPFWEPDETSRKLLAEAGAEFPYVPMSRAKQFYILRDVRRLAAARGLTLTWPVDADPWWEPAHLTWFLAERRGLGQAWVERAGSARWLEGRDLCDPATVRELAASIGLDAGEVGAATDDPEIRAQGAKALVDVSRDGVFGVPYFIHGSEPFWGLDRVADFAATFPEHAPAPAAENPEPAEPGLALVGGPASDLSHAGGCG encoded by the coding sequence ATGCCACGCGCCGCCCGGCCGCCGCGCTTCTACTTCAACCTGCGCAGCCCCTACAACTTCTTCGCGCTGCGCGAGCTGCGCGAGAACCACCCCGGCCTGCTCGACCGGCTGGAGTGGCGGCCCTTCTGGGAGCCCGACGAGACCAGCCGGAAGCTGCTGGCCGAGGCGGGCGCCGAGTTCCCCTATGTCCCGATGTCCCGGGCCAAGCAGTTCTACATCCTGCGGGACGTGCGCCGGCTCGCCGCGGCCCGCGGGCTCACCCTGACCTGGCCGGTGGACGCCGACCCGTGGTGGGAGCCCGCACACCTGACGTGGTTCCTCGCCGAGCGCCGGGGCCTGGGCCAGGCGTGGGTGGAGCGGGCGGGCAGCGCCCGCTGGCTGGAGGGCCGCGACCTCTGCGATCCGGCCACCGTGCGCGAACTGGCCGCCTCCATCGGCCTGGACGCCGGAGAGGTCGGCGCCGCCACCGACGACCCGGAGATCCGGGCGCAGGGCGCCAAGGCCCTGGTGGACGTTTCCCGCGACGGCGTGTTCGGGGTGCCGTACTTCATCCACGGCTCGGAGCCCTTCTGGGGCCTGGACCGGGTCGCCGACTTCGCGGCGACCTTCCCCGAGCACGCCCCGGCGCCCGCCGCGGAGAACCCCGAGCCCGCCGAGCCGGGCCTCGCCCTCGTCGGCGGCCCCGCCTCCGACCTGAGCCACGCGGGAGGCTGCGGATGA
- a CDS encoding condensation domain-containing protein, with product MSTAVPALPLTSIQEAMWTAYRIAPDSAAYNIVMPLRLSGRVDPVAMDAAVTAVGERQELLRSVFAEAGGRPVRIASDAPVVRLELRDLDGIDEDGLLRAAEEAGARPFRLESGTFRVVLLRRADDDWALVTSAHHIVSDFTSRWLLVRDVLDAYAAHAAGTAPGWRPLKGSYTEHAAAELAHTASEAGLRAAVAWRESVAGSAPAELPLDRPRPRVRSLRGDTVVRRLAPEAADGIGAAAGAAGVTPFAYLLAVFQSLTHRWTGQDDFLLGVPASSRSGRGQRDVIGCFLNTIPVRAEFGPGATFRDAAAQAGERIMRGMLGVRYPCGLAFPQATLFRAALFLVHMDRMEPPVPNVLPGQAVGRVIPYAGLDIALIDVPQQEGQLDLLLRIEQTPEGVTAVFSYDTDVLDRTTVERFADGYERMLTAAVRDPDARITDVELAADADLDAVLALGSGETGAFDDFNSFNSFNSFDSFEKAWDHR from the coding sequence ATGAGCACCGCCGTGCCCGCCCTGCCGCTGACCTCGATCCAGGAGGCGATGTGGACCGCGTACCGCATCGCCCCGGACAGCGCCGCCTACAACATCGTGATGCCGCTGCGGCTGAGCGGCCGGGTCGACCCTGTCGCCATGGACGCCGCCGTCACCGCGGTCGGCGAACGCCAGGAGCTGCTGCGCTCCGTCTTCGCCGAAGCTGGCGGACGCCCGGTCCGTATCGCCTCCGACGCACCCGTCGTACGGCTGGAACTGCGGGACCTCGACGGAATCGACGAGGACGGGCTGCTGCGCGCCGCCGAGGAGGCCGGGGCCCGGCCGTTCCGGCTGGAGTCGGGGACCTTCCGGGTGGTGCTGCTGCGCCGCGCCGACGACGACTGGGCGCTGGTCACCTCCGCCCACCACATCGTCAGCGACTTCACCTCCCGCTGGCTGCTGGTCCGTGACGTCCTCGACGCCTACGCTGCCCACGCCGCCGGCACCGCGCCCGGCTGGCGCCCGCTGAAGGGCTCGTACACCGAGCACGCGGCGGCGGAGCTGGCCCACACCGCCTCCGAGGCCGGTCTGCGGGCCGCTGTCGCCTGGCGGGAGTCGGTCGCCGGATCGGCTCCGGCCGAACTGCCGCTGGACCGGCCGCGCCCCCGGGTGCGCTCGTTGCGCGGCGACACGGTCGTACGGCGGCTCGCCCCCGAGGCCGCCGACGGGATCGGCGCGGCGGCGGGCGCGGCGGGCGTGACACCCTTCGCGTACCTGCTCGCCGTGTTCCAGTCGCTGACCCACCGCTGGACCGGGCAGGACGACTTCCTGCTCGGGGTGCCCGCCTCCAGCCGCTCCGGCCGCGGTCAGCGGGACGTGATCGGCTGCTTCCTCAACACCATCCCGGTGCGAGCCGAGTTCGGGCCCGGCGCCACCTTCCGGGACGCCGCCGCGCAGGCCGGTGAGCGGATCATGCGGGGCATGCTGGGCGTGCGCTACCCGTGCGGCCTGGCCTTCCCGCAGGCCACCCTGTTCCGCGCCGCGCTGTTCCTGGTCCACATGGACCGCATGGAACCGCCGGTGCCCAACGTGCTGCCGGGCCAGGCGGTCGGCCGTGTCATCCCGTACGCCGGTCTCGACATCGCCCTGATCGACGTACCGCAGCAGGAGGGCCAGCTGGACCTGCTGCTGCGTATCGAGCAGACCCCCGAGGGCGTGACCGCGGTCTTCTCCTACGACACCGACGTCCTGGACCGGACGACCGTCGAGCGGTTCGCGGACGGCTATGAGCGGATGCTCACGGCCGCCGTACGGGACCCGGACGCCCGGATCACGGATGTCGAACTGGCCGCCGACGCCGACCTGGACGCCGTGCTCGCCCTCGGCTCCGGCGAGACCGGCGCCTTCGACGACTTCAACTCATTCAACTCCTTCAACTCCTTCGACTCCTTCGAGAAGGCATGGGACCACCGATGA
- a CDS encoding FAD-dependent monooxygenase, translating to MTTTTIAVIGAGIGGLTAAAALHRRGIDVHVYERGDTLREQGVGMHLGPNGTRLLTRMGLAGQLARKAVRPEALEVRAFHDGSTVARQEMGVAWEERFGAPYLTVHRGDLHRMLASLLPAERVHTGRELTGYEEGSKGVTLRFANGTVARASALIGADGVHSLVRRRLAGPERPVYSGNSALRGLVDAAVLPDLDPALMYMFAGPAGRVLLYPVRGGRQFTYVAVAPAPEGLDESWTSAAGPADLDATLAGWAPQVRALVGAAREVRRWALYDRAPLERWSTARTTLLGDAAHPMLPHHGQGANQAIEDGVALAICLKEETSGAAGIAAALRRYEATRRPHTTRVQLGSRDGQPTTEKRNPSMNNNLNNNANSNRNGNGNSNVNNQAANMAWVLANDVEANLNNYNRNNNNLNSNAA from the coding sequence ATGACCACCACCACGATCGCGGTGATCGGCGCGGGCATCGGCGGACTCACCGCCGCCGCGGCCCTGCACCGCCGCGGCATCGACGTCCACGTCTACGAGCGGGGCGACACCCTGCGCGAACAGGGCGTCGGCATGCACCTGGGCCCCAACGGCACCCGGCTGCTGACCCGCATGGGCCTGGCCGGACAGCTCGCCCGGAAGGCGGTGCGGCCCGAGGCCCTGGAGGTCCGCGCCTTCCACGACGGCTCCACGGTGGCGCGGCAGGAGATGGGCGTCGCCTGGGAGGAGCGGTTCGGGGCCCCCTACCTGACAGTGCACCGCGGCGACCTGCACCGGATGCTCGCCTCGCTGCTGCCCGCCGAGCGGGTGCACACCGGGCGTGAGCTGACCGGCTACGAGGAGGGCTCCAAGGGCGTCACGCTCCGGTTCGCCAACGGCACGGTCGCCCGGGCCTCCGCGCTGATCGGCGCGGACGGCGTGCACTCCCTGGTCCGCCGTCGGCTGGCCGGGCCCGAGCGGCCCGTGTACTCCGGCAACAGCGCGCTGCGGGGTCTGGTGGACGCGGCCGTGCTGCCGGACCTCGACCCCGCGCTGATGTACATGTTCGCGGGCCCCGCCGGGCGCGTACTGCTCTACCCGGTCCGCGGCGGACGGCAGTTCACCTACGTCGCCGTCGCCCCGGCGCCCGAGGGGCTCGACGAGTCCTGGACGAGCGCGGCCGGGCCCGCCGACCTCGACGCGACGCTGGCCGGATGGGCGCCGCAGGTGCGGGCCCTCGTCGGCGCGGCGCGGGAGGTGCGCCGCTGGGCGCTGTACGACCGGGCGCCGCTGGAGCGGTGGAGCACCGCCCGCACCACGCTGCTCGGCGACGCGGCCCACCCGATGCTCCCGCACCACGGACAGGGAGCCAACCAGGCCATCGAGGACGGGGTGGCACTCGCGATCTGCCTCAAGGAGGAGACATCGGGAGCCGCGGGCATCGCCGCCGCGCTCCGCCGCTATGAAGCGACCCGCCGGCCGCACACGACCCGAGTGCAGCTGGGTTCACGGGACGGACAGCCCACCACAGAGAAGAGGAACCCCTCTATGAACAACAACCTCAACAACAACGCGAACAGCAACCGCAACGGCAACGGCAACAGCAACGTCAACAACCAGGCCGCCAACATGGCGTGGGTCCTCGCCAACGACGTCGAGGCCAACCTGAACAACTACAACCGGAACAACAACAACCTGAACAGCAACGCCGCCTGA
- a CDS encoding MbtH family protein — protein sequence MSDEDVYRVVLNDEEQYSIWWADRALPAGWHAEGTEGSRAECLERINVLWTDLRPLSLRRRMAEAGAGS from the coding sequence ATGAGCGACGAAGACGTGTACCGCGTCGTGCTCAACGACGAGGAGCAGTACTCGATCTGGTGGGCCGACCGAGCCCTGCCCGCCGGCTGGCACGCCGAGGGCACCGAGGGCAGCCGCGCGGAGTGCCTGGAGCGCATCAACGTCCTGTGGACCGACCTGCGCCCGCTGAGCCTGCGCCGCCGCATGGCCGAGGCCGGCGCCGGCAGCTGA
- a CDS encoding non-ribosomal peptide synthetase — translation MNEPAKSGRVPGHLLILPLFRAQAARTPAAPAVVRADGTAVTYAELGALADRFAAGLRSAGVRPGDFVGVCLRRGPELVAAFLGVWLAGAAYVPLDPRHPAARLAAVLADTGDPVVLAERATADSLPGTVRTLTVEGIQGVQGAESAESAESAEGELHHEGVQFAADADRPAYVLHTSGSTGRPKGVLVPHGGIANRVRWLAHRHRVGAGDRMLLKTTVGFDAAGLELFSPLIAGGTVVLAPEGAERDPAALLRAVTDGGVTILQGVPSVYRRLVEEPGWERAGALRLLFSAGEPLHAELCRALHERVPGAEIWNTYGPTEASVDITEHRWDPAQDTGAVPIGRPIGNMRVLVLDQAGRPVPVGVPGELHAGGVGLALGYLGRPDHSAERFVPDPHRPGARLYRTGDRARWRTDGVLEYLGRLDHQVKVNGVRIEPGEVEAALAAHPWVRAAVAAAVPDGRGGHRLVAWVQSRGEPLGPQELRAFLRRSLPEPLVPTAYVPVTEFSLTPNGKIDRSALPDPADAAAETAHIPVRTPAERVVAEEWARLTDTPAAEIGATHDFFQLGGSSLMLNQLAAGLSRAAGRHLPATALLTATTVEQQAALLTAGRAADDTAVPVTQRSVTPVARDPHGLPLSPGQQSMWLLDRLRPGSAEWNAPVFLTLPAEYDDTVVRRALSALAARHEILRTRYLLRGTEPVQLADLPAEWDVRFARADTADELNALVEADFAVPFDLARGPVRRALAVRGRGTLTLLLSIHHIACDGWTSVVLERDLKALAEAVHTGTDAHLPALPVQYADHAAHRRARLTDTFLTAELAHWKDALDGIAPVDLPADRPRPATRDAAGAAHTFTVPAPLAERAAALGRSCGATLQQTLLTAFAALVARFSGSWDVPVGVPVAGRHGDEVAEVAGYFLNTLVLRCDAPAGTPFREALVRVRDTARRAFAHQELPFDRLVAELVDTRDPARTPLYQVMFDLHEEGRTGTAVDAGDVAAFRGAWRTARTDLTFVLQRRPDGSLLGLAEYATALFDAATVERLADCWIRLLESVTADPDRRLADADLLPPPLRAELLGRGPGRPEPGTVTGPERTVDAAIAASARRAPQDTALVCGGESWTYERLERRADAFAARLRAAGAGEGSVVAGLLGRTPDLVAAFLGAWRAGAAYVPLDPAAPDERTAHVLADAAAAVLVTDGTHAARLTGRFEGRVLDVGTVAETTQTAAGTPAQPVPAVADDPSRLAYLMYTSGSTGRPKGVAVEHGSLLTMLRASQAHLDFGQGPDDAWLALAQVTFDISCTELFMPLVAGGRLVLAREHEQRDHAAQLRLIDEHDVSHLQVAPTHWQLLLDAGLGHRPIVGQTGGEPCPPALARELSRRLMRFINEYGLTETTIAATRWDADDAATGVPVGRPYPHVTAYVLDDRLQPVPYGVTGELCVGGDGLARGYHGRPGLTAAAFVPDPYGPAGARLYRTGDRARMRPDGTLEFAGRADGQVKIRGRRVETGEVQGVLVEHPAVAQAFVTVHGSGPEAALVGYWTPAPHAEPTTDGELLDHCARRLPDYMLPALLVGLERLPLTRHNKVDTAALPVPDLAAALADEPYGAPEGPVEEALAEIWSEVLFGDPAARPVGARQGFFRIGGNSVRAARVIARIQEEFDVELPLSAVFERPTVRGLATAVEEAVRAEIESLTEAELALAQREYQP, via the coding sequence GTGAACGAGCCTGCGAAGTCGGGACGCGTCCCCGGCCATCTACTGATACTCCCGCTGTTCCGCGCCCAGGCCGCCCGCACCCCGGCCGCACCCGCCGTCGTCCGCGCCGACGGCACCGCCGTCACCTATGCCGAACTGGGCGCGCTCGCCGACCGGTTCGCGGCCGGGCTGCGGTCGGCCGGGGTACGTCCCGGCGACTTCGTCGGGGTGTGCCTGCGCCGCGGCCCGGAACTGGTCGCCGCGTTCCTCGGCGTCTGGCTCGCGGGCGCGGCGTACGTGCCGCTGGACCCGCGGCACCCTGCGGCCCGCCTGGCGGCGGTCCTCGCGGACACCGGCGACCCGGTCGTCCTCGCCGAGCGGGCCACCGCCGACAGCCTGCCCGGCACCGTCCGCACGCTGACCGTGGAGGGGATCCAGGGCGTCCAGGGCGCCGAGAGCGCCGAGAGCGCCGAGAGCGCCGAGGGCGAACTGCATCACGAGGGAGTGCAGTTCGCGGCCGACGCCGACCGGCCCGCCTATGTCCTGCACACCTCCGGCTCCACCGGCCGCCCCAAGGGCGTGCTCGTGCCGCACGGCGGGATCGCCAACCGGGTGCGCTGGCTGGCGCACCGGCACCGGGTCGGCGCGGGCGACCGCATGCTGCTGAAGACGACCGTCGGCTTCGACGCCGCCGGCCTCGAACTGTTCTCCCCCCTGATCGCGGGCGGCACCGTGGTGCTCGCCCCCGAGGGCGCCGAGCGCGACCCGGCCGCCCTGCTGCGGGCCGTCACCGACGGCGGCGTGACGATCCTGCAGGGCGTACCGTCCGTCTACCGCCGCCTCGTCGAGGAGCCCGGCTGGGAACGCGCAGGCGCACTGCGCCTGCTCTTCAGCGCCGGAGAGCCGCTCCATGCCGAGCTGTGCCGTGCCCTGCACGAGCGGGTGCCCGGGGCGGAGATCTGGAACACCTACGGGCCCACCGAGGCGTCCGTCGACATCACCGAGCACCGCTGGGACCCGGCCCAGGACACCGGCGCCGTGCCGATCGGGCGGCCCATCGGCAACATGCGCGTCCTCGTCCTGGACCAGGCCGGGCGCCCGGTGCCCGTCGGCGTCCCCGGCGAACTGCACGCGGGAGGGGTCGGTCTCGCCCTCGGCTACCTCGGCCGCCCCGACCACAGCGCCGAGCGCTTCGTGCCCGACCCGCACCGGCCGGGCGCCCGCCTCTACCGCACCGGCGACCGGGCGCGCTGGCGGACCGACGGCGTCCTGGAGTATCTGGGCCGCCTGGACCACCAGGTCAAGGTCAACGGCGTCCGGATCGAGCCCGGCGAGGTCGAGGCCGCGCTCGCCGCCCACCCATGGGTGCGGGCCGCCGTGGCCGCCGCTGTGCCCGACGGCCGCGGAGGACACCGGCTGGTCGCCTGGGTGCAGTCGCGCGGCGAGCCGCTCGGCCCGCAGGAGCTGCGCGCCTTCCTGCGCCGCTCGCTGCCGGAGCCGCTGGTGCCGACCGCCTACGTGCCGGTCACCGAGTTCTCGCTCACCCCCAACGGCAAGATCGACCGGTCCGCGCTGCCGGATCCGGCCGACGCCGCCGCCGAGACCGCGCACATCCCGGTCCGCACCCCCGCCGAGCGGGTCGTCGCCGAGGAGTGGGCGCGGCTGACCGATACCCCGGCCGCCGAGATCGGCGCCACCCACGACTTCTTCCAGCTCGGCGGCTCCTCGCTGATGCTCAACCAGCTCGCGGCCGGCCTGTCCCGGGCCGCCGGACGGCACCTCCCGGCGACCGCGCTGCTGACCGCCACCACCGTGGAGCAGCAGGCCGCGCTGCTCACCGCCGGCCGGGCGGCGGACGACACCGCCGTACCCGTGACGCAGCGGTCCGTGACCCCGGTCGCCCGCGACCCGCACGGCCTGCCGCTCTCGCCCGGCCAGCAGAGCATGTGGCTGCTGGACCGGCTGCGCCCCGGCAGCGCCGAGTGGAACGCGCCGGTCTTCCTCACCCTGCCCGCCGAGTACGACGACACGGTCGTACGCCGGGCGCTCAGCGCGCTCGCCGCCCGCCACGAGATCCTGCGTACCCGCTACCTGCTGCGCGGCACCGAGCCGGTGCAACTCGCCGACCTGCCGGCCGAGTGGGACGTCCGCTTCGCCCGCGCCGACACCGCGGACGAGCTGAACGCGCTGGTGGAGGCCGACTTCGCCGTCCCCTTCGACCTGGCGCGGGGGCCGGTGCGCCGGGCCCTCGCGGTGCGCGGCCGGGGCACGCTGACCCTGCTGCTGAGCATCCACCACATCGCCTGCGACGGCTGGACCTCCGTCGTCCTGGAACGCGACCTCAAGGCGCTCGCCGAGGCCGTGCACACCGGCACCGACGCGCACCTGCCCGCCCTGCCCGTCCAGTACGCCGACCACGCCGCCCACCGGCGCGCCCGGCTGACCGACACCTTCCTCACGGCCGAACTCGCGCACTGGAAGGACGCCCTGGACGGCATCGCCCCGGTCGACCTGCCCGCCGACCGGCCCCGCCCGGCCACCCGGGACGCGGCCGGCGCCGCGCACACCTTCACCGTGCCGGCCCCGCTCGCCGAGCGGGCCGCCGCGCTAGGCCGCAGCTGCGGGGCCACCCTGCAGCAGACCCTGCTGACCGCGTTCGCCGCACTGGTGGCCCGGTTCAGCGGCAGCTGGGACGTCCCGGTCGGGGTGCCGGTCGCCGGACGGCACGGCGACGAGGTCGCCGAGGTCGCCGGCTACTTCCTGAACACGCTGGTGCTGCGCTGCGACGCGCCTGCCGGCACACCGTTCCGGGAGGCGCTGGTCCGGGTCCGCGACACCGCCCGTAGGGCCTTCGCCCACCAGGAGCTGCCGTTCGACCGGCTGGTGGCGGAGCTGGTCGACACCCGCGACCCGGCCCGCACCCCGCTCTACCAGGTGATGTTCGACCTCCACGAGGAGGGCCGCACCGGCACCGCGGTCGACGCCGGTGACGTGGCCGCCTTCCGCGGCGCCTGGCGCACCGCCCGCACCGACCTGACCTTCGTGCTCCAGCGCCGCCCCGACGGCTCGCTGCTCGGCCTCGCCGAGTACGCCACCGCCCTGTTCGACGCGGCCACCGTCGAGCGGCTGGCCGACTGCTGGATCCGGCTGCTGGAGTCGGTCACCGCCGACCCGGACCGCCGGCTGGCCGACGCCGACCTGCTGCCCCCGCCGCTCCGCGCCGAGCTGCTCGGCCGCGGACCCGGCCGGCCGGAGCCCGGCACGGTCACCGGACCCGAGCGGACCGTCGACGCGGCGATCGCCGCGTCGGCCCGGCGCGCACCGCAGGACACCGCGCTGGTGTGCGGAGGCGAGAGCTGGACGTACGAGCGGCTGGAGCGCCGGGCCGATGCGTTCGCCGCCCGGCTGCGGGCCGCGGGCGCCGGCGAGGGCTCGGTGGTCGCCGGTCTCCTCGGCCGCACCCCCGACCTGGTTGCCGCGTTCCTCGGCGCCTGGCGGGCGGGCGCCGCCTACGTGCCGCTGGACCCGGCCGCCCCGGACGAGCGCACCGCGCACGTCCTGGCGGACGCGGCGGCGGCGGTCCTGGTCACCGACGGCACGCACGCCGCCCGGCTCACGGGCCGCTTCGAAGGCCGGGTACTGGACGTGGGCACGGTCGCGGAGACCACGCAGACCGCTGCCGGTACGCCCGCGCAGCCCGTCCCGGCGGTCGCCGACGACCCCTCCCGCCTCGCCTACCTCATGTACACCTCGGGCTCCACCGGGCGGCCCAAGGGCGTCGCCGTCGAGCACGGCTCGCTGCTCACCATGTTGCGCGCCTCCCAGGCCCACCTGGACTTCGGCCAGGGCCCGGACGACGCCTGGCTGGCGCTGGCGCAGGTCACCTTCGACATCTCCTGCACCGAACTGTTCATGCCACTCGTGGCCGGGGGCCGGCTGGTGCTCGCCCGGGAACATGAGCAGCGAGACCACGCGGCCCAGCTGCGGCTGATCGACGAACACGACGTCAGCCACCTCCAGGTGGCCCCGACGCACTGGCAGCTGCTGCTGGACGCGGGGCTCGGCCACCGTCCGATCGTCGGCCAGACCGGCGGCGAACCCTGCCCGCCCGCGCTGGCCCGCGAACTCTCGCGCCGCCTGATGCGGTTCATCAACGAGTACGGGCTGACCGAGACCACCATCGCCGCCACCCGCTGGGACGCCGACGACGCCGCCACCGGTGTGCCCGTCGGCCGCCCCTACCCGCATGTGACGGCGTACGTCCTCGACGACCGTCTCCAGCCCGTGCCGTACGGCGTCACCGGCGAACTGTGCGTCGGCGGCGACGGACTCGCCCGCGGCTACCACGGCCGCCCCGGCCTGACCGCCGCCGCCTTCGTGCCCGACCCCTACGGTCCCGCCGGGGCGCGGCTGTACCGCACCGGCGACCGGGCCCGGATGCGGCCCGACGGCACCCTGGAGTTCGCGGGCCGCGCCGACGGCCAGGTCAAGATCCGCGGCCGCAGGGTGGAGACCGGCGAGGTGCAGGGCGTCCTCGTCGAGCACCCGGCCGTCGCCCAGGCGTTCGTCACCGTGCACGGCTCCGGGCCCGAGGCCGCCCTGGTCGGCTACTGGACGCCCGCCCCGCACGCCGAGCCGACCACCGACGGCGAGCTGCTCGACCACTGCGCCCGTCGGCTTCCCGACTACATGCTGCCCGCCCTGCTGGTGGGCCTGGAACGGCTGCCGCTGACCCGGCACAACAAGGTCGACACCGCCGCGCTGCCCGTGCCCGACCTGGCCGCCGCGCTCGCCGACGAGCCGTACGGCGCGCCCGAGGGACCGGTCGAGGAGGCCCTCGCCGAGATCTGGTCCGAGGTGCTGTTCGGCGATCCCGCCGCCCGGCCGGTCGGGGCCCGCCAGGGCTTCTTCCGCATCGGCGGCAACTCGGTCCGCGCGGCCCGGGTGATCGCCCGCATCCAGGAGGAGTTCGACGTCGAACTGCCGCTGAGCGCCGTCTTCGAGCGGCCCACCGTGCGCGGCCTCGCCACCGCCGTGGAAGAGGCCGTACGCGCCGAGATCGAATCGCTCACCGAGGCCGAACTGGCCCTCGCCCAACGGGAGTACCAGCCGTGA